In Scyliorhinus canicula chromosome 27, sScyCan1.1, whole genome shotgun sequence, the following proteins share a genomic window:
- the LOC119957730 gene encoding histone H1-like isoform X2, with protein sequence MSESAAAETAPPAAAPVKAVKKQKKAVLRKKPEGPGLGELIHKIVADSGDRKGVSLQAIKKQLWSKGVDVDKRGYQIKQSVKRSVDNGSLAQVKGTGASGSFKIVKKTTGGKVIKTGAGKKPLVKKAAAKKSPKKAAPKNAAAPKKSAKKAAPEKSSVKKIKGGIKQTKSRVKPKVKKPAKK encoded by the exons ATGAGCGAAAGTGCAGCCGCCGAAACGGCTCCTCCAGCCGCCGCCCCAGTCAAGGCTGTCAAGAAGCAGAAGAAGGCGGTTCTCCGGAAGAAACCAGAAGGTCCCGGGCTGGGCGAGCTGATCCACAAGATTGTGGCGGATAGCGGCGATCGCAAGGGGGTTTCCTTACAGGCCATAAAGAAGCAGCTGTGGAGCAAAGGGGTCGATGTGGATAAACGGGGGTACCAGATCAAGCAAAGTGTCAAGAGGAGTGTGGACAACGGCAGCTTGGCTCAGGTCAAGGGCACGGGCGCCTCCGGCTCCTTCAAGATCGTGAAGAAGACAACCGGGGGGAAAGTGATAAAGACCGGAGCAGGCAAGAAACCTTTAGTGAAGAAAGCAGCAGCCAAGAA ATCTCCCAAGAAAGCAGCACCCAAGAACGCGGCAGCTCCCAAAAAGAGCGCGAAGAAAGCAGCCCCGGAGAAAAGTTCTGTGAAAAAGATCAAGGGCGGAATAAAGCAGACCAAATCGAGGGTCAAGCCCAAAGTGAAGAAACCAGCAAAGAAGTGA
- the LOC119957730 gene encoding histone H1-like isoform X1 — protein sequence MSESAAAETAPPAAAPVKAVKKQKKAVLRKKPEGPGLGELIHKIVADSGDRKGVSLQAIKKQLWSKGVDVDKRGYQIKQSVKRSVDNGSLAQVKGTGASGSFKIVKKTTGGKVIKTGAGKKPLVKKAAAKKSPKKAAPKKPAAKKAAAKKTPKKPAAKKSPKKAAAKKSPKKAAPKNAAAPKKSAKKAAPEKSSVKKIKGGIKQTKSRVKPKVKKPAKK from the coding sequence ATGAGCGAAAGTGCAGCCGCCGAAACGGCTCCTCCAGCCGCCGCCCCAGTCAAGGCTGTCAAGAAGCAGAAGAAGGCGGTTCTCCGGAAGAAACCAGAAGGTCCCGGGCTGGGCGAGCTGATCCACAAGATTGTGGCGGATAGCGGCGATCGCAAGGGGGTTTCCTTACAGGCCATAAAGAAGCAGCTGTGGAGCAAAGGGGTCGATGTGGATAAACGGGGGTACCAGATCAAGCAAAGTGTCAAGAGGAGTGTGGACAACGGCAGCTTGGCTCAGGTCAAGGGCACGGGCGCCTCCGGCTCCTTCAAGATCGTGAAGAAGACAACCGGGGGGAAAGTGATAAAGACCGGAGCAGGCAAGAAACCTTTAGTGAAGAAAGCAGCAGCCAAGAAATCTCCCAAGAAAGCAGCACCCAAGAAACCCGCAGCCAAGAAAGCAGCAGCCAAGAAAACTCCCAAGAAACCCGCAGCCAAGAAATCTCCCAAGAAAGCAGCAGCCAAGAAATCTCCCAAGAAAGCAGCACCCAAGAACGCGGCAGCTCCCAAAAAGAGCGCGAAGAAAGCAGCCCCGGAGAAAAGTTCTGTGAAAAAGATCAAGGGCGGAATAAAGCAGACCAAATCGAGGGTCAAGCCCAAAGTGAAGAAACCAGCAAAGAAGTGA